A window of Longimicrobium sp. contains these coding sequences:
- the hrpB gene encoding ATP-dependent helicase HrpB, which translates to MSPLPDTALPIEPVLPALREALRAGTAAVLQAPPGAGKTTLVPLTLLDEPWLGGRKIVMLEPRRLAARAAANRMAQLRGERVGATVGYRVRMETRVGPSTRIEVVTEGVLTRMLQHDPALEGVGIVVFDEFHERSLHADLGLALTLQSRAVLRDDLRVLVMSATLDGGPVARLLGDAPVVTSEGRAYPVETRWLARRPEGRIEAVTARAVRDALETEEGDVLVFLPGAGEIRRVEEMLAADGLPRGVRIHPLFGNLPQEAQDDAIRPSPPGWRKIVLATSIAETSLTIEGVRVVVDSGLMRVPRFSPRTGMTRLETVAVSRASADQRRGRAGRLGPGVCRRLWTEAEDAALQPFRPPEILEADLAPLALELAAWGVADPAELQWLDPPPAAAFAQARELLRELGALDAAGAATPHGRAMAALPLHPRLAHMLLRAKEMRLGATACDLAALLAERDVLRGEGRAADADARLRLAALRREGGTGGHGVDPAALHRVRAEAKDLRRHLAASPADADDEAAGVLLALAYPDRIAQRRPGAAGRYLLRNGRGAAFPHPQSLSESPYLVAAELDDAGREGRILIAAPVEMAEIERHFADQIATEESVAWDDAAGAVRARRIERLGAIVLREAPLAEPDPGRIAAALADAVRQAGIASLPWTKASAQLRERIAFLHLHDPSFPDVSDGALLETLGDWLGPRLYGLRKMDEVRRIDLAPVLEGMLAWEQRRRLDELAPTHVEVPSGSRIAIDYTDAAAPVLAVRLQEVFGWTETPRIAGGRVPLTLHLLSPARRPVQVTRDLASFWRTGYFEVKKDLKGRYPKHYWPDDPLVAEATARARPRR; encoded by the coding sequence ATGAGTCCTCTCCCCGATACCGCCCTGCCGATCGAGCCCGTGCTCCCCGCGCTGCGCGAAGCCCTGCGCGCGGGGACGGCCGCCGTGCTGCAGGCGCCCCCCGGCGCGGGGAAAACCACGCTCGTCCCCCTGACGCTGCTGGACGAGCCGTGGCTGGGCGGGCGGAAGATCGTGATGCTGGAGCCGCGCCGCCTGGCCGCGCGCGCCGCCGCGAACCGGATGGCGCAGCTGCGGGGCGAGCGCGTGGGCGCGACGGTGGGCTACCGCGTGCGGATGGAGACGCGGGTGGGCCCATCGACGCGCATCGAAGTGGTCACCGAGGGCGTGCTCACGCGGATGCTGCAGCACGACCCGGCGCTGGAGGGGGTGGGGATCGTCGTCTTCGACGAGTTCCACGAGCGCTCGCTGCACGCCGACCTGGGCCTCGCCCTCACCCTCCAGTCGCGCGCCGTGCTCCGCGACGACCTGCGCGTGCTGGTGATGTCGGCCACGCTGGACGGCGGCCCCGTCGCGCGGCTGCTGGGGGATGCGCCGGTCGTCACCAGCGAGGGGCGCGCCTATCCGGTGGAGACGCGCTGGCTCGCGCGGCGGCCGGAGGGGCGCATCGAAGCCGTCACCGCGCGCGCGGTCCGCGACGCGCTGGAGACGGAGGAGGGCGACGTGCTCGTCTTCCTCCCCGGCGCGGGGGAGATCCGGCGGGTGGAGGAGATGCTGGCGGCGGACGGGCTTCCGCGCGGTGTCCGCATCCACCCGCTCTTCGGCAACCTGCCGCAGGAGGCGCAGGACGACGCCATCCGCCCCTCCCCGCCCGGCTGGCGAAAGATCGTGCTGGCGACGTCGATCGCGGAGACGAGTTTGACGATCGAGGGCGTGCGCGTGGTGGTCGATTCGGGGCTGATGCGCGTTCCCCGCTTCTCGCCGCGCACCGGGATGACGCGGCTGGAGACGGTCGCCGTGTCGCGCGCGTCGGCCGACCAGCGGCGCGGGCGCGCCGGACGCTTGGGCCCCGGCGTCTGCCGGCGGCTGTGGACAGAGGCGGAAGACGCGGCGCTGCAGCCGTTTCGCCCGCCCGAGATCCTGGAGGCGGACCTGGCGCCGCTCGCGCTGGAGCTGGCGGCGTGGGGCGTGGCCGATCCGGCCGAGCTGCAGTGGCTGGATCCGCCGCCCGCCGCGGCCTTCGCGCAGGCGCGCGAGCTCCTGCGCGAGCTGGGCGCGCTGGACGCCGCCGGCGCCGCGACGCCGCACGGCCGGGCGATGGCGGCGCTCCCGCTGCACCCCCGCCTCGCGCACATGCTGCTGCGCGCGAAGGAGATGCGGCTCGGCGCGACGGCGTGCGACCTCGCGGCGCTGCTGGCCGAGCGCGACGTCCTGCGCGGGGAGGGACGCGCGGCGGACGCGGACGCGCGGCTGCGCCTGGCCGCGCTCCGGCGCGAGGGCGGCACCGGCGGCCACGGCGTGGACCCCGCGGCGCTGCACCGCGTCCGCGCCGAGGCGAAAGATCTCCGCCGCCACCTCGCCGCATCCCCCGCCGACGCGGACGACGAGGCGGCGGGCGTGCTGCTCGCGCTGGCGTATCCGGATCGCATCGCGCAGCGGCGGCCGGGCGCGGCTGGGCGGTATCTCCTCCGCAACGGCCGCGGCGCCGCCTTTCCGCATCCCCAATCCCTTTCCGAATCCCCGTACCTCGTCGCCGCGGAGCTGGACGACGCGGGGCGCGAGGGGCGCATCCTGATCGCCGCCCCGGTGGAGATGGCCGAGATCGAGCGCCACTTCGCGGACCAGATCGCCACCGAGGAGTCGGTAGCGTGGGACGATGCGGCCGGCGCCGTGCGCGCGCGGCGGATCGAACGCCTCGGCGCGATCGTCCTCCGCGAGGCGCCGCTGGCGGAGCCGGATCCCGGGCGCATCGCCGCCGCGCTGGCGGACGCGGTGCGGCAGGCGGGGATCGCGTCGCTGCCGTGGACGAAGGCGTCGGCGCAGCTGCGAGAGCGCATCGCCTTCCTGCATCTCCACGACCCGTCGTTCCCCGACGTGTCGGACGGGGCGCTGCTGGAGACGCTGGGCGATTGGTTGGGGCCGCGCCTGTACGGGCTGCGGAAGATGGACGAGGTGCGGCGGATCGACCTGGCGCCGGTGCTGGAGGGGATGCTGGCGTGGGAGCAGCGCCGGCGGCTGGACGAGCTGGCGCCGACGCACGTGGAGGTGCCCAGCGGCTCGCGCATCGCGATCGACTACACGGACGCGGCGGCGCCGGTGCTGGCGGTGCGGCTGCAGGAGGTGTTCGGGTGGACCGAGACGCCGCGGATCGCGGGCGGGCGCGTGCCGCTGACGCTGCACCTGCTGTCGCCCGCGCGGCGGCCCGTTCAGGTCACGCGCGACCTGGCCAGCTTCTGGCGAACGGGCTACTTCGAGGTGAAGAAAGATCTGAAGGGCCGGTATCCCAAGCACTACTGGCCCGACGACCCGCTCGTCGCCGAGGCCACCGCGCGTGCCAGGCCGCGGCGGTGA
- a CDS encoding MBL fold metallo-hydrolase: MATELLSEVRGDPDVEIAHDVECVRTGIVNCFLYGEPGAGDRGWVLVDAGMYGFGHTIVRHAARRFGAESRPAAIVMTHGHFDHIGALRELAEAWDAPVYAHRLELPYLTGRSSYPPPDPTVGGGFMALGSPLYPRGPIDLGERVQPLPEDGSVPGMPGWRWLWTPGHTPGHVSLFRDSDAVLIAGDAFVTTKQESLLAVLEQRPEIHGPPAYFTQDWDAARGSVQRLAELKPEVVATGHGRPLRGRVMREGLEMLAANFEMLAVPRDGRYVRAPALADERGTVSVPPAVFNPTPVLIGAGAALALGILLGRRLRQRD, translated from the coding sequence ATGGCGACGGAGCTGCTGAGCGAGGTACGGGGCGATCCGGACGTGGAGATCGCGCACGACGTGGAGTGCGTGCGGACCGGCATCGTCAACTGCTTCCTGTACGGCGAGCCGGGCGCGGGCGACCGCGGCTGGGTGCTGGTCGACGCGGGGATGTACGGCTTCGGGCACACCATCGTACGCCACGCGGCGCGGCGCTTCGGGGCGGAGTCGCGGCCGGCCGCGATCGTGATGACGCACGGGCACTTCGACCACATCGGCGCCCTGCGCGAGCTGGCGGAGGCGTGGGACGCGCCGGTGTACGCGCATCGGCTGGAGCTGCCGTACCTCACCGGCCGCTCGTCGTACCCGCCGCCGGACCCCACGGTGGGCGGAGGATTCATGGCCCTCGGCAGCCCGCTGTATCCGCGCGGCCCCATCGATCTGGGCGAGCGCGTGCAGCCGCTCCCGGAAGACGGCTCGGTGCCGGGGATGCCGGGGTGGCGGTGGCTGTGGACGCCGGGGCATACCCCCGGCCACGTCTCGCTCTTCCGCGACTCCGACGCGGTGCTGATCGCGGGCGACGCGTTCGTCACGACGAAGCAGGAGTCGCTGCTGGCGGTGCTGGAGCAGCGCCCGGAGATCCACGGCCCGCCCGCGTACTTCACGCAGGACTGGGATGCGGCGCGCGGGTCGGTGCAGCGCCTGGCCGAGCTGAAGCCCGAGGTCGTGGCCACCGGCCACGGCCGCCCGCTGCGCGGCCGGGTGATGCGCGAGGGGCTGGAGATGCTCGCGGCGAACTTCGAGATGCTCGCCGTGCCGCGCGACGGCCGCTACGTCCGCGCCCCGGCCCTCGCCGACGAGCGCGGCACCGTCTCCGTGCCCCCCGCGGTGTTCAACCCCACGCCGGTGCTGATCGGCGCGGGCGCGGCGCTGGCGCTGGGCATTCTCCTCGGCCGCCGCCTGCGCCAGCGGGATTGA
- a CDS encoding DUF2332 domain-containing protein gives MTGGESPFIELGERYLRFAEHEAKGVSPLYEELARGVAGSEPLLRFISALPEAKQQPNLVFAAVRHLHGTPEDAGHLARLVEQDPEPVRRLVLARSTQTNEPGRCAVLLPVLARLPQPLALLEAGASAGLCLLPERYAYDYGRARLAPVAPGEHLPPVFPCRAEGATPIPERMPEIAWRAGIDLNPLDLSDPAEAAWLETLVWPGQDARAARLRAAMRIAAEAPPSVSRGDLLADLPALAATAPPDATLVIFHSAVLAYVASETRTRFAGVVKELGAVWISNEFPRVLPAVAAKLDRAPPEDRFLLAVDGEPVAFTGPHGQSIEWIATPGASG, from the coding sequence GTGACGGGCGGCGAATCTCCATTCATCGAGTTGGGCGAGCGCTACCTCCGTTTCGCGGAGCACGAGGCGAAGGGCGTCTCGCCGCTCTACGAGGAGCTTGCGCGCGGTGTCGCCGGGTCGGAGCCGCTGCTGCGGTTCATCTCCGCTCTTCCCGAGGCGAAGCAGCAGCCGAACCTGGTGTTCGCGGCAGTGCGCCATCTCCATGGCACGCCGGAGGATGCAGGGCACCTCGCGCGGCTGGTGGAGCAGGATCCGGAGCCGGTCCGGCGGCTGGTGCTGGCGCGGAGCACGCAGACCAACGAGCCCGGGCGCTGCGCCGTGCTGCTCCCCGTGCTCGCGCGGCTGCCGCAGCCGCTGGCGCTGCTGGAGGCCGGCGCGTCCGCCGGGCTGTGCCTGCTCCCCGAGCGCTACGCGTACGACTACGGCCGCGCGCGCCTCGCACCGGTCGCGCCGGGCGAGCATCTGCCGCCCGTCTTCCCCTGCCGCGCGGAGGGCGCGACGCCGATTCCGGAGCGGATGCCGGAGATCGCGTGGCGCGCGGGGATCGACCTGAACCCGCTCGACCTCTCCGATCCCGCGGAGGCGGCGTGGCTGGAGACGCTGGTGTGGCCCGGCCAGGACGCCCGCGCCGCCCGCCTCCGCGCCGCAATGCGCATCGCCGCCGAGGCGCCGCCGTCCGTCTCGCGCGGCGATCTCCTCGCCGACCTCCCCGCGCTCGCGGCAACGGCTCCGCCGGACGCGACGCTCGTCATCTTCCACTCCGCCGTGCTGGCCTACGTCGCGTCGGAGACCCGGACGCGCTTCGCCGGGGTGGTGAAGGAGCTCGGCGCGGTGTGGATCAGCAACGAGTTCCCGCGCGTCCTCCCCGCCGTGGCCGCGAAGCTGGACCGGGCGCCGCCGGAGGACCGCTTCCTGCTCGCGGTCGACGGCGAGCCGGTGGCGTTCACGGGCCCGCACGGGCAGTCGATCGAGTGGATCGCAACGCCGGGCGCGAGCGGATGA
- a CDS encoding NUDIX domain-containing protein, with protein sequence MAISPYLRALRERVGTMRLVLPSVTAAVRGDAGGLLLVRQRDGGVWSTPGGSIEPDETPADAVVREVWEETGLLVTPRRLLAVWGGPGFEVRYPNGDVAQYVTAVFECAVVSGSLRADGDETLEARFWRADEAAALPLADWLRPVLPRLYAPGEQAMFDAPEWHPPAGREGVR encoded by the coding sequence TTGGCGATTTCACCCTACCTCCGCGCCCTGCGCGAGCGTGTGGGAACCATGCGCCTCGTGCTGCCGTCGGTCACCGCCGCGGTGCGCGGCGATGCGGGCGGGCTGCTCCTGGTCCGCCAGCGCGACGGCGGCGTGTGGTCCACGCCGGGCGGCTCCATCGAGCCCGATGAGACACCGGCCGATGCGGTGGTGCGCGAGGTTTGGGAGGAGACGGGGCTGCTCGTCACGCCGCGCCGGCTGCTGGCGGTGTGGGGCGGCCCCGGGTTCGAGGTGCGCTACCCCAACGGCGACGTGGCGCAGTACGTCACGGCCGTCTTCGAGTGCGCCGTAGTCAGCGGCTCCCTGCGCGCCGACGGTGACGAGACGCTGGAAGCGCGCTTCTGGCGCGCCGATGAGGCCGCCGCGCTACCGCTGGCCGACTGGCTCCGCCCCGTGCTGCCGCGCCTGTACGCGCCCGGGGAACAGGCGATGTTCGACGCGCCGGAGTGGCATCCGCCAGCAGGGCGCGAGGGAGTGCGTTAA
- a CDS encoding pinensin family lanthipeptide, whose product MKKLKLEAIQVTSFETSNVAPAQAGTVRGQQQVVPAPPSFLGPCYPTDPNFDCTFGCSQNTACPERCVRFTDSVECA is encoded by the coding sequence ATGAAGAAGCTGAAGCTCGAAGCGATCCAGGTCACGTCTTTCGAGACGTCGAATGTGGCGCCCGCGCAGGCCGGCACCGTGCGCGGCCAGCAGCAGGTGGTGCCGGCGCCGCCCTCTTTCCTGGGCCCCTGCTACCCCACCGATCCGAACTTCGACTGCACCTTCGGCTGCTCGCAGAACACCGCGTGCCCCGAGCGGTGCGTGCGATTCACGGACAGCGTGGAGTGTGCGTAA
- a CDS encoding DUF6398 domain-containing protein: MASHDSEDLKVPQKMRARYDEIVAVTDAFAAAHLDAEYAALAREMAAVLSRKRPSPLAGGRARSWAAAIVYALGQINFLFDPGNQPFLEARELCRLMEVSQGTASTKAADIRKMLKIGYFDSRWSLRKLVEESPLTWLFELSNGMIVDARDLPRELQEEMHAAGLIPFVPEPRGD, encoded by the coding sequence ATGGCTTCCCACGACTCCGAAGATCTGAAGGTGCCGCAGAAGATGCGGGCGAGGTACGACGAAATCGTCGCCGTCACCGACGCCTTCGCCGCGGCGCACCTCGATGCCGAGTACGCCGCGCTGGCGAGGGAGATGGCCGCGGTGCTCAGCCGCAAGCGTCCGTCTCCGCTGGCCGGCGGACGCGCGAGGAGCTGGGCCGCGGCGATCGTGTACGCGCTCGGGCAGATCAACTTCCTCTTCGACCCCGGCAACCAGCCCTTCCTGGAGGCACGCGAGCTCTGCCGGCTGATGGAGGTGAGCCAGGGCACCGCCTCGACCAAGGCGGCCGACATTCGCAAGATGTTGAAGATCGGTTACTTCGACTCGCGCTGGAGCCTCCGGAAGCTGGTGGAGGAGAGCCCGCTCACGTGGCTTTTCGAGCTGTCGAACGGGATGATCGTGGACGCCCGCGATCTGCCCCGGGAACTCCAGGAGGAGATGCACGCAGCCGGGTTGATCCCGTTCGTTCCGGAACCGAGGGGGGATTGA
- a CDS encoding orotate phosphoribosyltransferase, with the protein MTQPGAAAFLELVSGRRGHFRLESGHHGGLWLDLDALFAEPRRIGPFVAALADAMRAHGVDAVCGPLLGGAFLAQLVAHALGVEFCFTERVMPADAGGLYAARYLLPTAYVERVRGKRVAMVDDVMSAGSALRGTFAELQAHGAVPVAAGALLVLGAAGAEFFAARGIPVEAVAREAYELWLPGECPLCAAGAPLEDVAAGGERA; encoded by the coding sequence ATGACGCAGCCCGGCGCGGCGGCGTTCCTGGAACTGGTCTCCGGGCGGCGCGGGCACTTCCGGCTGGAGTCCGGCCATCACGGCGGGCTCTGGCTGGACCTGGACGCGCTCTTCGCCGAGCCGCGGCGGATCGGGCCGTTCGTGGCCGCGCTGGCGGACGCGATGCGCGCGCACGGCGTGGACGCGGTGTGCGGGCCGCTGCTGGGCGGCGCGTTCCTGGCGCAGCTCGTGGCCCACGCGCTGGGCGTGGAGTTCTGCTTCACCGAGCGGGTGATGCCGGCGGATGCTGGTGGATTGTACGCCGCGCGGTATCTCCTTCCGACCGCATACGTCGAGCGCGTGCGTGGCAAACGGGTCGCGATGGTGGACGACGTGATGAGCGCGGGCTCGGCGCTGCGCGGCACGTTCGCGGAGCTTCAGGCGCACGGCGCGGTTCCCGTCGCCGCGGGGGCGCTGCTGGTGCTGGGCGCGGCGGGCGCGGAGTTCTTCGCCGCCCGCGGCATCCCCGTCGAGGCGGTCGCGCGCGAGGCGTACGAGCTCTGGCTTCCCGGCGAGTGCCCGCTGTGCGCGGCCGGCGCCCCGCTGGAGGACGTGGCCGCGGGCGGAGAGAGGGCGTGA